Proteins from one Ranitomeya variabilis isolate aRanVar5 chromosome 1, aRanVar5.hap1, whole genome shotgun sequence genomic window:
- the LOC143793572 gene encoding uncharacterized protein LOC143793572 has translation MEEWEYLEGHQDRYQDVMMEELRPLTPRDGSRRRCPRPLCPQDCPEENHNIPEDHQDEDLMDIKVEVIDDAEETMDVWADQQVGVVEINPPKRCPRPLYSQDCPEENHNILEDHQEEDPTNINVEDEAEEGPRMRGGQPCLSDWKEEISVGVAENRIRNSEENVILLLNYKVEEEDMKQLSSGLDVNYYHEEYFPDQSLVTESTLQKGGKRFQCSECGKHFTRSSSLYTHRRIHTGEKPYSCSECGKSFTDKSTLVIHKRIHTGEEPYSCTECGKRFKIKSSLVKHQRIHTGEKPYLCTECGKYFRDKSNLTEHQKIHTGVKPFSCSECGKSFTWRADLVRHQKLHTGEKTFSCSLCRKLFTDQSNLAVHERNHTIERPFSCSLCGKSFTYKSGLLKHERIHTGEKPYSCSLCGKCFTAKSSLVIHEQIHTGKKYSCSECEKCFIRQSHLVIHQRIHT, from the exons atggatccaggaggagatgtccccgtcctctgtgtccccaggactgtccggaggagaatcacaacatcccggaggatcatcag gaTGAAGATCTGATGGATATTAAGGTTGAGGTTATAGATGACGCAGAAGAGACAATGGATGTATGGGCCGATCAGCAGG TTGGAGTTGTGGAAATAAATCCACcaaagagatgtccccgtcctctgtattCCCAGGACTGTCcagaggagaatcacaacatcctggaggatcatcag GAGGAAGATCCGACAAATATCAACGTTGAGGATGAAGCAGAGGAAGGACCGAGGATGAGGGGAGGCCAGCCGTGTCTGAGTGACTGGAAGGAGGAGATTTCAGTAGGTGTTGCAG AAAATCGCATTAGGAATTCTgaggaaaatgtaattttattgcTAAATTATAAAGTTGAAGAAGAAGATATGAAGCAGCTGTCTTCAGGACTCGATGTGAATTATTATCACGAGGAATATTTTCCTGACCAATCTCTTGTTACTGAAAGTACACTTCAGAAAGGAGGCAAAAGATTTCAATGTAGTGAATGCGGAAAACACTTTACAAGAAGCTCAAGTCTTTATACACACAGAcgaattcacactggggagaagccatactcttgttcggaatgtgggaaaagctttacagataaatcaactcttgttatacataaaagaattcacacaggggaggagccttattcatgtacagaatgtggaaAGCGCTTTAAGATAAAATCAAGTCTTGTtaagcatcagagaattcacacaggagagaagccctaTTTATGTACTGAATGTGGGAAATACTTTAGAGATAAATCAAATCTAACtgaacatcagaaaattcacacaggagtgaaaccattttcatgttcagaatgtgggaaaagcttTACATGGAGAgcagatcttgttagacatcagaaacTTCATACGGGAGAGAAGACATTTTCATGTTCACTATGTAGAAAGTTATTTACAGATCAATCAAATCTTGCTGTTCATGAGCGAAATCACACAATAGagaggccattttcatgttcactaTGTGGGAAGTCCTTTACATATAAATCAGGTCTTTTAAAACatgaaagaattcacacaggggagaagccgtattcatgttctctATGTGGTAAGTGCTTTACAGCTAAATCAAGTCTTGTTATACATGAGCAAATTCACACAGGGAAgaaatattcatgttcagaatgtgaaaaatgttttataCGTCAATCACATCTTGTTattcatcagagaattcacacatga